In Papaver somniferum cultivar HN1 chromosome 9, ASM357369v1, whole genome shotgun sequence, the genomic stretch CACATCAATAAAACAGTAGGTTTCAAGTGTCAACAGCACAGCAAATTTACCCATGTGAAACAATGTCTCAAACATCTCAGATAATGCACACAGCAGCTTAGAAAAGCTAATATCATACAAAAGATCAACCAGCCCCTAGCAGGTTTGTTAGGTGAGTATATACAAAACAAGAGACGCTAGCATGCCACTGTGCAACGCAAACTAAACGCCGACTAAGCACCAAACCTAGATGCATTCATGAGTCttttgattcctttatatttCTGACTATTATAAGCTTAAGTAACCCAGAGACACAAAAATCTAGCCATATGTTTCTGCAAAAGAGATACTATCACTATTGCAGAAACGGAGGGAATACATAATTTCCAAAGTTCATTCAGAAAAGCCAAAATCTTGAACAATGAAACCCAAAGTGATATGATATACAGTATGTAATATGTCCACGTGTATGGAAATAAGAAAGCCACTATTTAGAGCTTTTAGGTGTGTATGACTTTTATTTCCTGTATCAGAGTGAAGATTCTTTAGACATGCAAATTGATTCACTATTTCAAACAAACCAAGTCCGAGTTAGCAAAACTAGAAGCTGATAGAAAAACAGTAAAGTAATTGCAGATTTTGTATCTGAATCTTTGTAGCACTTCATATCACCCAGGCTTGACAAGAGTGTGAACACAAATCCAATAGATTCTAGGGATAACGGTCACACAATGGAGGGTTCTGTGAGAAAGTTATTGGATATTACTAAATACTAACCAATGCAGTTTGtcgaagcacaaagagaaagaatTCCCACCACATTGAGAATAAAAATAATTCATCAAACTCGAGAAGACACTTAAGACCAAATTTAGAGATTACCAAAAGCGCAGTGGATGAAGACTGGCTTGTTCAGATTTCTCTTTCTCAACGCCCAATTCACAGCAGATTCAATCTCAGATGGTTGAGGTGCTCTTGTATCCCAtgttggaatacaaaaataagaaCAATGCGATACAGCTAAAGTCCTTGGCAATTCAGCAGTACAATCGATAATGGCAGGCTCACCAGGAGGCAACGTCTTCAATGAATAAGGCCATCCTCCAACATATACACCTTCACAAACTTCATTATAAGGTGGTTCTTTGCTAACTAGTCTTCGAGTTAATCCAAATAACCTCACGAAATATAAGAATGGACCAAATATAATACGCGACCAAATCGGTAAGCTTCCATCACTTTTCTTACCCAACAGTAAAGGAAGATTTATACTTGGATGTGAAGCTATTGCAACCAAAAATGACACTAGAGATGCATATATGAATGGAATCGATATGAGCTTAAATCCCAAATTCTTCAGAAAAACAAATACTGATAACAGAACAGATGCTTTTAATGCAATTAGCTTGGAAATCCCCATTATATTTCCCCAACtgtaagaaaccctaattttcagaaTTTCACGATGAAATCCCACCAAAAGTTTCTTGAATACAACTGAGAAAATGAAACAAATTCTTATGTTAAATCACAAACTCACTGGAAATGTTCGATTGAGATTCTGACCCCGGGCTTTGATTGAAAAAGTGATTTATTAGTTTGCTGTAAAATAAAACTAGACGTGGTCAGTAAGAGGAAAACCAAGAGGGAGGAGCAAGTAAAACTCAGAAATACTTACAAGTACGCTATATCGAAACCCAAAAAGAGGATGACCGGAGTGTGTGGGGATTTGATGGAATTTCAAATGGAAAGGGCCCACGTCTGGGTCCAATCAGCAATGTCAATGCCAGAAACAACGTGTAGCTAGGGCtacacaacgggtagggtggaggATATGGCATATTTCGCCACCCTATCCGCTAACTggcgggtaagaaattttttacccgtcattaaacgggtaagatcctacccgactcattaattggcgggtcgggtaggataggatggcgggtataaccgttttctttatttttatttgttcttgacTTTCTGGTTACTATTACCTTGACTGTGTACACAAAAAAtgcttccaaaaaaacaaaaaaaaagtcttGCAACAACACAGCAAATAAGAGCTAGCCTATCtaatggtactgccaatctaATGAGGGGAAAATGAACAGACAAAAGCATCCTGCTAGGCACAAAGCcatttgtagtctcaagaaacaaAAATTCTATTCTTTTCAAAATCGACGATGAATCCCAACATAAttccatgttcttcatataagagTATCATCATCAAAAGCTCTTCatatgaccttcttcttcaatcatcatctacaaTGATGGAATAcgtactaagatcaccaaataaagcTGCATAACAACAGATAAAGACAAtcaacatcaaaatctctttataagCTACATATCAAAGATGATTAACAAAGATTAATTAAGAGTCGTAACATATCAACAATGCAGAATCATGAAAAGAGAACGAGGTTCAAAAGACAACTAATATTAAGTTCTTTAAATAATATCTGTAGCAGTACTGAGGCCATTGAAGTCTTGTAGCGAAATCTTTTCAAATCTAAGGTAGAAAGAAGATTATTAACCAACCGACTACTCCATCTGACAAGTTAACTATCTCATATGCTTATCATGAAATCGATTGTATCTGGTTATTCAAATCTTATGTAGCAATATTAATTAGTAATCGGTATAAAGAAATCTATTAGTTTTCATGCTCACCGGTTTAGAATTTTTGATAGCCCTTACACCTTTAGATAAGGTCACTGACAATGAGAAGTTAACTAAGATATCAAGAAAAACCAAATAAATctatatgaaaagaaaagaaaaacaatggttTCCCTAGACAGAACCAGTAATTTGTGTACCATGTTTCCTAACAAACTTGAAGGTTAGAAAAGGTTAAGAGCATACATACATGTCTATTGATAACTAAAAACGTTTTTTTATCTCAAAACCAATCACAAGGAAGGAAATATGTCAAGTACTTATCGACAATACGAACATCAGATAAATATAGAACATTAATGTTTGTGCCAAATGCTAACTATTACAGTGTAAAGTGAACTTCTCAAGCATGTGCCTAAAATCAAGAAAAATGAAATGTTGGACTAGGCATGTTTGACTAACAGAAATAACATTTGTTGTGAGCCTCAAAGATAAATAGCATTTGACTCAAAGAATGCATGTATATGCCTATATTCATCATATGATTTGTTGTGAGCCTCAAAGATAAATAGCATTTGTTGGACTTTTGACTAACTGGGCAGTTAAAGTGGAATAATTACACAAGATTTGCAAACATTGCATCATTTGTTCATGCACTTAACTACGAGCTCAGAGAATCGATTCACATTTTTTTTCATAAATGACTTTCCTAGAAATGTTACATCAAGAAAAACTGATATTTTTGAAGAACAAGCGACAAAGGCAAAACACTTAAATAGTATGAGG encodes the following:
- the LOC113310038 gene encoding uncharacterized protein LOC113310038, which produces MGISKLIALKASVLLSVFVFLKNLGFKLISIPFIYASLVSFLVAIASHPSINLPLLLGKKSDGSLPIWSRIIFGPFLYFVRLFGLTRRLVSKEPPYNEVCEGVYVGGWPYSLKTLPPGEPAIIDCTAELPRTLAVSHCSYFCIPTWDTRAPQPSEIESAVNWALRKRNLNKPVFIHCAFGHGRSVAVTCALLVALGVAEDWKSAENIIRERRPCINMNSLHRKSLEEWSMHRLSSKTRNEEGSFNVSDVLLPNSSQQKRVRGAKY